A window of the Radiobacillus deserti genome harbors these coding sequences:
- a CDS encoding NYN domain-containing protein — translation MNVLVVDGYNIIGAWDYLSELKDDKLEDARDLLIEQLAEYQAYKGDRVIIVFDAHYVRGIQKKVKNYKVEVIFTRENESADECIERLVKQIINVKTTVYVATSDYTEQRTIFAQGALRKSARELLLEVKSIQREIKQDIETHRNVKPPSKIPLSKEVLDVFEKWRRGK, via the coding sequence ATGAACGTACTGGTTGTAGACGGCTATAATATTATTGGGGCTTGGGATTATCTATCGGAATTAAAAGACGATAAATTAGAGGATGCGAGAGATTTATTGATTGAACAGCTTGCTGAATATCAGGCGTATAAAGGGGACCGTGTTATCATTGTATTTGATGCACATTACGTGAGAGGCATCCAAAAGAAGGTGAAGAATTATAAAGTGGAGGTTATTTTTACCAGGGAAAATGAATCCGCAGACGAATGTATTGAACGACTGGTAAAACAGATTATTAATGTGAAAACAACGGTTTATGTTGCGACTTCCGATTATACGGAGCAACGAACGATATTTGCGCAAGGTGCTTTACGGAAATCTGCGAGAGAGCTGCTTCTAGAAGTGAAATCTATTCAAAGAGAGATAAAACAAGATATTGAAACCCATCGAAATGTAAAACCTCCAAGTAAAATTCCACTTTCTAAAGAAGTATTAGATGTATTTGAGAAATGGCGGCGCGGGAAGTAA
- a CDS encoding Mini-ribonuclease 3, producing MPELDVKQMKSLTLAYMGDAIYEIYVRHHLIQSGKVKPNHLHQSAVSFVSAKSQARVIRDWLEKGELTEEEEAVVRRGRNAKSGTVPKNTDVQTYRYSTAFEALIGYLYLQEETKRLEILIERAIQFVEERG from the coding sequence ATGCCAGAATTAGATGTTAAACAGATGAAAAGTTTAACCTTAGCCTATATGGGTGATGCTATCTATGAAATCTACGTTCGTCATCATCTCATTCAATCGGGGAAAGTAAAACCAAACCATCTTCATCAATCTGCGGTATCTTTTGTGTCTGCGAAATCACAAGCGAGGGTTATAAGGGATTGGCTAGAAAAAGGGGAACTGACAGAAGAGGAAGAAGCGGTTGTAAGAAGGGGCAGAAATGCCAAATCAGGCACTGTCCCTAAAAACACCGATGTACAAACGTATCGATATAGTACTGCATTTGAAGCATTGATAGGATATTTGTATTTGCAAGAGGAAACGAAACGTTTAGAAATATTAATAGAACGTGCCATTCAATTTGTAGAGGAAAGGGGTTGA
- the rlmB gene encoding 23S rRNA (guanosine(2251)-2'-O)-methyltransferase RlmB, protein MAEEWIIGKNPVIEALRSGRSINKVFVSDQLQQQATHKIQALAKQAGTTVKAVPKKRLDQLVNGNHQGVAASVAAYEYSTIEDLFDVAKKRDEAPFFMILDEIEDPHNLGSILRTADATGVHGVIIPKRRSVGLTATVAKTSAGAIEYIPVARVTNIANTIEELKERNVWVIGTAADGKEDYTELDGTIPIAIVIGNEGKGMSRLVKEKCDWTVRLSMKGKVSSLNASVAASLLMYEVYRKRIPGD, encoded by the coding sequence ATGGCAGAGGAATGGATTATTGGAAAAAATCCCGTCATAGAAGCGTTACGGTCAGGTCGCTCTATCAATAAAGTTTTTGTCTCTGATCAGTTACAGCAGCAGGCTACTCATAAAATTCAAGCATTGGCAAAGCAAGCTGGGACGACGGTAAAAGCAGTACCTAAGAAAAGATTAGACCAATTAGTAAATGGTAACCATCAGGGCGTGGCAGCATCTGTTGCAGCTTATGAATATAGTACGATCGAGGATTTGTTTGACGTGGCGAAGAAAAGAGACGAAGCTCCATTTTTTATGATTCTTGATGAAATAGAAGATCCTCATAACCTAGGATCTATTCTACGAACCGCGGACGCTACTGGGGTTCACGGTGTGATCATTCCGAAGAGGCGGTCGGTTGGACTAACGGCGACGGTAGCAAAAACATCCGCAGGTGCCATTGAATATATTCCGGTAGCACGTGTTACGAACATTGCGAATACCATCGAAGAGTTAAAGGAACGAAATGTTTGGGTCATCGGAACGGCTGCAGATGGGAAAGAGGATTATACGGAACTAGATGGAACGATTCCAATTGCAATAGTCATTGGTAACGAAGGCAAAGGGATGAGTCGATTAGTGAAAGAGAAATGTGATTGGACTGTTCGACTATCGATGAAAGGGAAGGTTTCTTCGCTTAATGCTTCTGTAGCAGCAAGCTTATTGATGTACGAAGTCTATCGTAAAAGAATCCCCGGTGATTAA
- the cysE gene encoding serine O-acetyltransferase, producing the protein MGLFKMFKEDIDVVFDQDPAARTYIEVLLTYSGLHAIWAHRIAHVFYRKKFFFIARVISQVSRFFTGIEIHPGARIGSRFFIDHGMGVVIGETCEIGNNVTIFQGVTLGGTGKEKGKRHPTIKDNALIATGAKILGSITIGESSKVGAGSVVLHDVPDHSTVVGIPGRVVVQNGQRVRRDLDHHILPDPVSEKIKSMEKEMEELKTQLIELKGVKGHEHKHL; encoded by the coding sequence ATGGGGCTTTTCAAAATGTTTAAAGAAGACATAGATGTTGTGTTTGATCAAGATCCAGCTGCAAGAACTTATATTGAAGTCTTACTGACATATTCTGGATTACATGCCATATGGGCGCATCGAATTGCTCATGTTTTTTATCGAAAGAAATTCTTCTTTATTGCCCGGGTAATTTCGCAAGTTAGCCGTTTTTTTACAGGAATCGAAATTCATCCTGGTGCCCGTATTGGTAGTCGCTTCTTTATTGATCACGGAATGGGAGTCGTAATAGGAGAGACGTGTGAGATTGGAAATAACGTTACGATTTTTCAAGGAGTTACATTAGGTGGTACTGGGAAAGAAAAAGGAAAGCGCCATCCGACGATAAAAGATAATGCACTTATTGCAACAGGAGCAAAGATTCTAGGTTCCATTACCATTGGAGAAAGCTCTAAAGTTGGTGCTGGATCGGTGGTCCTACACGATGTTCCGGATCACTCAACAGTAGTCGGAATTCCAGGTAGGGTTGTGGTACAAAACGGTCAAAGAGTGCGTCGTGACTTGGATCATCACATTTTACCCGATCCTGTTTCAGAGAAAATTAAAAGCATGGAAAAAGAAATGGAAGAATTGAAGACACAGTTAATAGAGCTTAAAGGAGTGAAAGGCCATGAGCATAAACATTTATAA
- the cysS gene encoding cysteine--tRNA ligase, with the protein MSINIYNTLTKKKEPFVPIEEGKVSMYVCGPTVYNYIHIGNARPAIVFDTVRRYLEYKGYDVKYVLNFTDVDDKIIKAANDLKEEVGTVAQRFIDAYKQDVHALGVKEAAHHPRVTESMGEIIDFIQVLVEKGHAYESEGDVYFRTRSFDEYGKLSHQSIDELRSGARIQVGEKKDDPLDFALWKQAKPGEIAWESPWGQGRPGWHIECSAMAKKYLGDTIDIHAGGQDLTFPHHENEIAQSEAANGTSFARYWMHNGYINIDNEKMSKSLGNFVLAHDLIEKHDPRVLRFFMLSVHYRNPINFSDELLQGAKNSLDRIVNAYENLEHRKQSSTDLDKSQDKWQAKLQDYQQRFDEAMDDDFNTANAIAVLFDITKDANIYLQSDHTSKEVIEAFQSLLEKLLGVLGVDLVANTDSLLDEEVEALIEQRIQARKDKNFALADKIRDDLKDQNIILEDTPQGTRWKRG; encoded by the coding sequence ATGAGCATAAACATTTATAATACACTTACTAAAAAGAAGGAACCGTTTGTCCCAATCGAAGAAGGAAAAGTAAGCATGTATGTGTGTGGCCCAACGGTGTATAATTACATTCATATTGGGAATGCACGACCAGCGATTGTCTTTGATACAGTTCGCCGTTACCTAGAATACAAAGGGTATGATGTGAAGTATGTCTTAAATTTCACGGACGTAGATGACAAAATTATTAAAGCAGCAAATGATTTAAAAGAAGAGGTTGGGACTGTAGCTCAACGATTTATTGATGCATATAAACAGGATGTTCATGCGCTTGGTGTCAAAGAGGCAGCACATCACCCACGTGTTACGGAGAGTATGGGAGAGATTATTGATTTCATTCAAGTGCTAGTGGAGAAAGGGCATGCTTATGAATCCGAAGGAGATGTGTATTTCCGCACTCGTTCTTTCGATGAGTATGGAAAGCTATCCCATCAATCCATTGATGAACTACGGTCTGGTGCAAGAATTCAAGTCGGAGAGAAAAAGGATGACCCATTAGATTTCGCGCTATGGAAACAAGCGAAGCCTGGTGAAATTGCTTGGGAATCGCCTTGGGGTCAAGGACGACCTGGTTGGCATATTGAGTGCTCGGCCATGGCTAAGAAATATCTCGGAGACACCATTGATATTCACGCTGGAGGGCAAGACTTAACCTTCCCGCACCACGAGAATGAAATTGCTCAGTCCGAAGCGGCGAACGGCACATCTTTTGCAAGGTACTGGATGCATAATGGCTATATCAACATCGACAATGAAAAAATGTCTAAGTCGTTAGGGAACTTTGTTCTAGCACATGATTTAATTGAAAAGCACGATCCAAGAGTGCTTCGGTTTTTCATGCTAAGTGTTCATTACCGTAATCCGATTAACTTTAGTGATGAATTACTTCAAGGAGCAAAAAATAGCTTAGATCGAATTGTAAATGCTTATGAAAACTTAGAGCATCGAAAGCAATCCAGTACAGATCTAGATAAAAGTCAGGATAAGTGGCAAGCAAAGCTTCAGGATTATCAACAACGATTTGATGAAGCGATGGACGATGATTTCAATACGGCTAATGCAATCGCCGTTCTTTTTGATATAACGAAGGATGCAAATATTTATTTACAATCGGACCATACATCTAAAGAAGTAATTGAGGCATTCCAATCCTTATTAGAAAAACTTCTTGGTGTATTAGGTGTCGACCTTGTTGCAAATACCGATTCGTTATTAGATGAAGAAGTTGAAGCGTTGATTGAACAACGAATTCAAGCCAGAAAGGATAAAAACTTTGCTTTAGCAGATAAAATCAGAGACGACTTGAAAGACCAGAACATCATTTTGGAAGACACGCCTCAAGGGACGCGTTGGAAAAGAGGATAA
- the gltX gene encoding glutamate--tRNA ligase, which produces MTKKVRVRYAPSPTGHLHIGNARTALFNYLFARHLGGDFIIRTEDTDDKRNVEGGEESQLNFLKWLGIEWDEGADIGGAYGPYRQTERLDIYNKYVQDLLDRGLAYKCYMTEEELENEREEQKAQGKVPKYSGAHRDLTEEQVKQFEAEGRQPSIRFRVPEGKTYRFKDIVRDNITFESSDFGDWVIVKKNGIPTYNFAVAIDDHFMEISHVFRGEEHISNTPKQMMIYDAFGWEAPEFGHMTLILNENRKKLSKRDEHILQFIEQYKNLGYLPEALFNFIALLGWSPVGEEEIFTKEQFIEIFDPERLSTSPAIFDPQKLKWMNNQYIKAADFDRVVSLSLPHLMEAGKLPENMTQEQKGWALELIGLYKDQLSYGSEIVELTELFFKDDIQYTEELMEVLNEEQVPEVLETFASFLKEDNEFTPDTIKAQIKATQKETGHKGKKLFMPIRVATTGQVHGPELPNSIHLLGKEVVLNRLDATLNKIK; this is translated from the coding sequence ATGACAAAGAAGGTAAGAGTCCGTTATGCACCAAGTCCAACAGGACATCTTCATATTGGGAATGCGAGAACGGCATTATTTAATTATTTATTTGCAAGACACTTAGGTGGAGACTTTATTATCCGAACGGAGGATACAGATGATAAGCGTAATGTGGAAGGCGGAGAAGAAAGTCAGCTTAATTTCCTAAAGTGGTTAGGTATTGAATGGGACGAAGGCGCGGACATTGGTGGGGCATATGGTCCGTATCGTCAAACGGAACGATTAGACATTTATAACAAATACGTTCAAGATTTATTGGATCGTGGATTAGCGTATAAATGCTACATGACCGAGGAAGAGCTTGAGAATGAACGTGAAGAACAGAAAGCGCAAGGTAAAGTTCCGAAATATTCAGGAGCACACCGAGACCTTACGGAAGAACAAGTCAAACAATTTGAAGCGGAAGGGCGCCAGCCAAGTATTCGTTTCCGAGTTCCTGAAGGAAAAACGTATCGTTTCAAAGATATTGTTCGAGACAATATTACGTTTGAATCAAGTGACTTTGGAGATTGGGTCATCGTAAAGAAAAATGGGATTCCTACGTATAACTTTGCGGTTGCAATCGATGATCACTTCATGGAAATTTCACATGTGTTCCGAGGGGAAGAGCATATTTCCAATACACCGAAACAAATGATGATCTATGATGCATTTGGTTGGGAGGCACCAGAATTTGGACATATGACGCTTATCCTAAATGAAAATCGCAAAAAGCTTAGTAAGCGTGATGAACACATTCTACAATTCATTGAGCAATACAAAAACTTAGGGTATTTGCCAGAAGCGCTATTTAACTTTATTGCTCTGTTAGGTTGGTCTCCAGTTGGAGAAGAAGAAATCTTTACGAAAGAGCAGTTTATTGAGATATTTGATCCAGAAAGATTGTCTACATCCCCTGCGATATTTGACCCTCAAAAATTAAAGTGGATGAACAACCAGTATATTAAAGCGGCAGACTTTGATCGGGTGGTAAGCCTAAGTCTTCCCCATTTAATGGAAGCAGGCAAGCTTCCAGAGAACATGACCCAAGAGCAAAAGGGCTGGGCGTTAGAACTTATTGGCTTGTATAAAGATCAGTTAAGCTATGGTTCTGAGATTGTGGAACTAACAGAGTTATTCTTTAAGGATGACATTCAATATACGGAAGAACTAATGGAAGTCTTAAACGAAGAACAGGTTCCAGAAGTGTTAGAAACATTTGCTAGCTTTTTAAAAGAGGACAATGAATTTACACCGGATACAATAAAAGCACAGATAAAAGCAACGCAAAAAGAGACAGGCCATAAAGGTAAGAAGTTATTTATGCCGATTCGAGTTGCTACTACTGGACAAGTTCATGGTCCTGAATTACCTAATTCTATTCATTTGTTAGGTAAAGAAGTGGTGTTAAATCGTCTTGATGCAACGTTAAACAAAATAAAATGA
- the sigH gene encoding RNA polymerase sporulation sigma factor SigH: MHKDTDNKEIEWAALEDDEIISLVHSGHSQALDYLINKYRNFVRAKARTYFLIGADREDIIQEGMIGLYKAIRDYKGDKLSSFKAFAELCVTRQIITAIKTATRQKHIPLNSYVSLDKPMYDEESDRTLLDVIAGSKAVDPQELIVNREKFGDMEYKMSELLSELERQVLSLYLDGRSYQEISVELKRHVKSIDNALQRVKRKLERYLEISEITL; encoded by the coding sequence ATGCACAAGGATACAGACAATAAGGAAATTGAATGGGCAGCGTTAGAAGATGATGAAATCATTTCTTTAGTTCATAGTGGGCATAGTCAAGCTTTAGATTATTTAATCAATAAATATCGAAATTTTGTTCGTGCAAAAGCCAGAACATACTTTCTTATCGGTGCCGATCGAGAAGATATTATACAAGAAGGTATGATTGGTCTTTATAAAGCGATTCGAGATTATAAGGGGGACAAGCTCTCTTCCTTTAAAGCCTTTGCAGAGCTTTGTGTAACCCGCCAAATTATTACGGCGATTAAGACGGCAACAAGACAAAAGCATATTCCGCTTAATTCCTACGTTTCTTTGGACAAGCCGATGTATGACGAAGAATCGGATCGAACATTACTAGACGTAATAGCCGGTTCAAAAGCAGTAGATCCACAAGAGTTGATAGTGAATCGTGAAAAATTTGGTGATATGGAATATAAGATGTCGGAGCTTTTGAGTGAGCTTGAACGTCAAGTTCTATCTTTGTATTTGGATGGTAGATCCTATCAGGAAATTTCTGTGGAATTGAAACGCCATGTGAAATCGATTGATAACGCCTTGCAAAGAGTAAAGCGGAAGCTGGAACGTTATTTAGAAATTAGCGAAATTACACTATAA